The Labrus mixtus chromosome 21, fLabMix1.1, whole genome shotgun sequence nucleotide sequence AACGTCAAGGCAtattcaaaaatatttattaaattaccAGACTTATCTAACATGGTTCGTCCCTAACACAGATTAGTTTTGTCTTTACTGGACACCCAAACACTcctaaaacatttacagacacagtttcctgtctgtttgtcttgtgAATACTGGTGACCTGTGCTGCAGGTTTGTCCCTCATAGTACACAGCAGCTCAGGAGTCTGTGGCTGCGAGCCGAGGTCTGAGTGAAGCATGTGAAATTCTGGACATTGTTGTGAGGGTTTTCAGGGGCAGAGGTCACACAGAGCAAGGAGCTGGGGTTTGTCTTGTGAAAAGCAAAAGGTTTTTCTGTCAGCCCTCAGGGACTACCAGGCTGAGAAATGGGGCTGAGTAGTCAAGATGGAAAAAGACTAAGGTACAGAGAAAAGTCCAACCTGTCTAGAAAATGTCTTCTGGACACATCTCactcttaaaacatattttaaaaagcatatTTAGCTTGGTAGAATAACCAATAGGTGAAGAGTACCTCTTCATAAGAGTATGAAAGTTGTCTAAAGTTAAAAAACTGAGAAGCAAAGCAACAGATTCACATACAGCAACTGCACTTTGAGGTCTGTCCTAAGACTGTCCATCTGCAGCTTCTTCGCAGATTGTTTTGCTTAATTGTTCTTCCATGTTAAATTAATATAAACACAAGTACAATTCATGAATACCggaattttttaaaaatttctGGTAAACTAAATCCACCAGAAAATTGTCCCAATTACTTCATGTTGGAATGAAGCATAACCCAAACCCTTATAGCTGAGATGTTGCAAGACGGCATTGTGTTGTTATCTCTGGATTTTTTATAGAGGTCAGACAAAGTAGATCCAATTGGCAAGGAATTACAGATGTCAGGTTATTTGACTCCTCAAACATGTTGTTTCAAAAGTGGAGACTGAAAGTTTTTTCAGAATACCTCCGAAATTCACAGAACACAGTCAACCACCAATTGCTTGCTCAGCAGGTCAGCACTCTTGTATTTGCAGATTCAAATCAACAAAGAGGTTATACAGATAACCCTGCGTGAAGccagaaaaatgtatttctgtcatcTACAGAAGATCTCATCTGTAGATCTCATCTACAGAGCTCTTCTGTCGTCTGCATGAGTTCCCTATCAGGTTTTCGCGTctcaacatttaaacaaaaattacAAGATGGTCTCCAGTTCTTTTAGAGATGAGCAGCTCTCTGGATTTTCTGCTCCAGGAGTGTGTGCTGAAGATGCTCCATGACTTTTGGACTCATCATTCCCCTTGCTAGCTTTGGTGTGCCGGGCGATAACGCCAGACTCCGTCCCCCCTGGCTTCCTTACAACCATCTCTTGTTTGGGGCCATGTGTCTCAGTATCACCAGGCAAGTACCCGGGCAGGCTGTTTGGTGGTTGCAGAGAGCCATGGCGTTGCATTTTGATGCCTGGCCCCACACCTGCAGCTGAGGTAAACGATAGATTTCTGGGATTGGCAGCAGACAGGCTGACGCTATAGTTGGTGGTGTGAGACATCATGCCACCGTAGTAACAGCTGCCTCCACCGCCACTGCTGGTCATCCTCGCTTTCTGTTTTAGGTCCAGGGTGAGGCTGCGTCGTAACCACGCCTTCTTCACCTCTGCCTGCACCTGAAAACAGGAAGACAGGGACGTATATTTCCTTGATGGTCGGACAAGAAAATGTAACATATTTTCAACTTTGAATCTAAATGAATGCATAATTACCTCCCCATTGCAGAAACAATAGATAAATGCCACAAAAAAGCCCTGAAAAGACAAACATCAGATTATGTTAAAAAGATGTCGGCTACAGAATATATCTGTGAATATAAATTACATCCCAATGCTGAACAAAACTACTTGAAAATGCTTATTTGCCGTAGCTAAGCATACAGGCTATTTGAGGTAGGAAGCTAGcctggctaaaaaaaaagaaacccactCCAAAGATCCAAAATTAACATGTTATATCTCTGTATTACATCAGAAAAAGTATtacaaaatatttgttgttaCTTTGCTGATCCCTCTGTTTCCATCTGTATGATAAGCTTAGCAAAGCAAAGCTAGCAATCTTTTGGCTAGCTTAATGTTAGCCTTAAGAAAATAGGGTCAGATGTCTTTACGCATGCAGCTCTCAGCAAGAAAGCCCACACATGTGATATCAAAAATCTAACTGCTTTGAGTGTTTTAAGTATTTTGGTATTATTAAGATTACAACAGaatgtggaaaaaacaaacagaaatcctCATTTATGTTGATGGAATCTGTCCTGAAACGTGATGCTGATTTTGAGAAGAAAATTATACAACTGGGGTTTAGTCGACAATAATATCACAACATGCATGCAGAGTTAAGAGTGAGTGAATGTGCGTTCTGACCTGTGATGAGTTGAAGAACATCTCATAATGCATCTGCACCTGCCACAGCAGCCCAGTCACCTCAGTGTAAGGCAAAGCCATGAACACCATGTAGTGAACCCCAAACAATGGCATGAGGACTAACGTAGATTTGAGCAGCTTGCTGCAGACAAACATGACAAGACCGTAACATTTATGATGATGACATGTTTGGagaaatgtttgaattatttttgtaCAAATATGATTCTTGGAGCCTTTATTGAGTTACCCATATTGCTGCCGAGGGTCCAATTTACCAGTGTTTGTCTCCCACAGTTTAGAGGCCAGGACACGTATTATGTTGACAAATAGGAGGAAATTCACCTGCACAGGCAGAGACATACAGTAAGGTATCAAATGTACTTTAACGTaagatgtttacatttctttttcttacaaCAATGGCTGCCAAAATTGGAACTTGATAGATCCACTTCAGGTTTCCTGCACTGATGTCCCAAcatctgaaaacagaaacagaagagcaAAAGTGTGATACATGCGTAATATAAATAGTAGTCAGGGAAATGCATCACATGACTCACTGTGTATCAGCTAGCGATGCTCGTGCACTGACCcaaatggacacaaacacagctggaaCACCTAAGGCCAGTAAAGGGATATGTTTGGAAACTGTTGTTCAGTTTTTAAGTTGTTGGCTTGATATGTGACAACAGAGTATCCAGTGTGATGCTTACTTACCCCAGCCTATGATTGTGAGGGCCCACAGGTAGTTTTTGTCAGAGAGAAAGGCCATGAAGATGAGACTGTGCAGGTACAGCCCCTCCACCAGGATCCAGTAATGATTAGTTGCcaggaaataaaagaagaaagtgaCAGCAACTTTACAGCCAGCCTGAGGACAAAGAGGAAGTGGAAGGAAATCTTAAAAAGATGCCATAAAGTGCAGAAAAGTGTACgagcttgatttattttttaaacgatttcaaataaaaaaaatttaaaaaaaaaagttaaacacagTTGAAATTTGggttaataatttaaaaaataaaacactttttgcCAAGTACCAGGATGTTGGAAACCACTCTAATTTCTGCACAAACATATGTTGCTAttgctagttagcttagctttgcaGAGAttgtagaacatttaaaaataaagcgtACTGCCACGTCCACATGGGTAGCCTATTAGCTCACTAGTTAGTAttgtatattgtgtttgttgacaGAGATGTATAGTAAATGTTGCCCTTCTTCGAGTGAAGTTGCCTGAAAAAGAGCAGACAATCCAACAAGTTAGACCACTGCTCATGTTGTTTCAGCACTTCGGTTGTTGTATGGAATACATCCAAAAgtagcctttatttttttttaaaagatttattttggggctttttgtgcctttaatggagagacaggacagtggatagagtcggaaatcagggagagagagtagggaatgacatgcgggaagggagccacaggtgggatttgaacctgggccgcccgcttggaggagcaatgcctccatacatggggtgcgcgcacaaaccactgcgccaccagcgccccaaaagTAGCATTTTAAACCTTAAACTTTCAAAgccagctccttttttttcttctttttacttttgtaTAGGGCAAGAATAGTTTTTTCCGCCTCTGTTTCCAGTATCAAGAATACAACTCTGGACAAATGCTTACGAAtatcaaaaaaacacaccatcTGGGGCTTTTGTGGAGTGTAGTCATGGTCAGCGTTACTGTCATCAGATATGTTGTAGAGCACAGCGTCCTTCACGAATATGCTGACAGCTCGACAGATGaaggaggtgaagaggtgaaTGTGGATGTAATTGCGAGTGCAATGGAGACGCCTGAAATGtgtaagtgagagagagagaaaaagagagagagtgggatcTTAAGTGGAATTTAATCAATTTATTTCTAAAACTGAGGCTATTCTAATAGTTATATGAACTTATATGAACAGTTGGCATACGATGAAActtctttatatttttgtacATATTCCTTTCTCAACGATTAAAGAATTATGTATAAGTTTCTTACTTGAAATAGCAGAGGATGGAGACCGCCACCAACAGTGATGCTAGGGAAATGGAGTAGCCAACCGTGTACATGAGATGTAACCTCTCAAACACCTTCTGAAGCAGAAGAAATAACTTTGAGTATGCACATTGGCATGTGCACAGAGAAAGGGAATGTGATGTTGAGATGTTTTTATCTTCACAATTTAAAACTACAAGTCTGTAACAATTTAATACCAAACACACAAATTCAACCAAAccagtaaacacacactgtacacatcCCAACTAGCACTTATGTGCGTACCTCTTCTTGTCTCCTGTGGTTGGAGGTCAAGTATGTGGTGCACTCGGTGTAGTTGGCCCATGTGCGGTTGATAATGGGCACCTGCTCCCAGTTCCCTGCAGTGTCACACTGGCGGTAGGCACGGCCTGGGTTTCAGGAGAAACAGACAGCATTAGTAAAAGAGGCTGCAATCAGTAGTTGATATAGGCTATAGGAATCAGGACAAAGCTTCTGTTGCATTCATTTCTGTATGTTAGTGAGTGATGAGCTCTCCTACCTCTGTGGTTAAAGTCGTAGATGTACTCTGGACACAGCACTGATATCAGCTGACCAGCTCTGCTCCGAGGCCAGCAGATGATCCCGTCCCACTCTGGGTTACATTCACCTTCTTCACCAGTAAAGGAAAACAGATGTAAGGCGACGGCATAGTTTGGGCTTTTCTACTGAATTGTGTGCAGTATGTAGGTAGGCACAGGTCCATGGACCCAAGGAGTCTGAAGGCCCCTGTAATAGGCTTGTGTCATTGCAAACACACTTGATTCTGTAAGAAGAAAGCGTGCtccagtgacattttttttgtgtaattctGCTCGTTAGATATCATTTCGCCTTAAAACACTCGCAGAGTGCCCAATTTTAGCCCACTTGAGAAGGAAGAATTTAGATTATTTACATAACTTCTGTGAGGaatgtttggtttgtgttgactTTAGCGACCCCTGTGGATAAAGTTTgacctctttcttctttttgatcTTTACCTGTACAAGCATGAGAAGTGTTCAATACCAGAATTTCTCAAGCTCCCTTAGAAATGGTCAAATGAGTCACTTACAGTGAATCTTTGCAAAGGAAAATATAAGAGAGGgcactttttttcttacattttatttgtcttctCTGCTTTTGTTGGTCATAAAGAGGCACCAGTATTAACTTTTATTTCATAACCAGCTGCTCATAGTAGCTCGATGTGCAGTTACACAAACGTATAAACACTTCATTATAAGTTAATTAAAACCCAAAACCCAACCATGCTTGTGGACATGATTGTCAGTGTGGATGAGCAAATACTACAAAGAAAGGTAAAATGAAGACGGAAGAATGAACCACAGTTAAACTTGGGCTTGTGCTGTGTATTTGTGAGTTTTTTCCTGTGCCACTCGCTAGAGTCTTCATACTAGGACTCTGTCACATTAAATTCCTCCTAAAATAGACCATTGAGGCAACTACTCATCAGCTTCTGCGTCATAATCTGAATGAGAAATGTCCCTCTATTGTCTGCCCCTGAATGCATTTGTGTAATATCACAGATACTGGTCTGCAGGATATTGGATGGGTGTTGCATCTGATGCCACACAAATAGCTGATGTAATAAATACTACTTTTAATTATATAATTCGACATGAACTTACTGACTGATGTGTTGTGGCTTATCAGGGTTCCAGCTAACTTTTCTCCTGCGAGAGACGGATATGAAATGAATGAGAGGATCAAAATCAGCAGACAAACCTTTAACCAGGGCCATTTGAGCCTTGATGCTTCTTTCACACTTGGCGTGAGCGCCAATCAAAACGTAGATCTGCTCGTCTCGCGTGATGACATCATCTGAGTCTATCTGTCGTcggaagaaagagagacacaaattATTAGGACAAGAATGCAAAAGATGCTAATTGCTATGACATGGATTCAGTAACCCTTTTTACTTTTAAGGACAATAATTACTGCATCAGTTGGACATATTAATAAAGCTTTATGACCTCATCCATACAGCAAAGACATTCTCACATTTTATGTCACAATAAGATCACTAAGGTCCTCTACAGAATTGCTTTAAACAGTCATACTGATTCACAAAAAGTAATGATTAGATGTCCTCCTTCAACGCATGCAGATTAGAGATGTACGTCTACCTGGCTTTTGATTTTGAGTGAGTGAATATGTCTATAGGGGTCTAATACTGTTCCTTGATTATTGTCGAATACTCAAGAGAAGCAACACAGCATTGAAGTGGCTACTATGTTtccatttgaaaacatttcactCCCTCAGAAGTCTCTTTCCAACTGAGGTGCTCTGTCAACTGCAAACACTGTCAGGGATCTGATGTGCTGCCTCCAGGTGTTGTGAAATAGTTGTGTTAGTTTGCGGTATGTCATGATCCTTCGCCAACCCCTTTTTCTTCTCCAGCAAGGGCAGCCTCTGCTATCCACATTGGGGTCTTGTCCTCAGGACCAGCATGGCCTTGTTAGTGAGAGCTTTAGGCTTCACAATCAGCTTTGTGTTTCCTGATGCATTTCACAACACAGCAGCAAAACTAGCAACTAGAGAGCTCATGTGGGGATTGTTTGACAGATGACGGATATCAGTGAGAGACAACATGAGGCAGAAGtggagaaaatatatatatacagaagaAGGGTAGTTGTtgatgttcatttattttatttagagataagacagtggatagagtcagacaccccgggaagagagggagtggggagtGACACGCAGGAAAGGAGCGACGATCGGACCCACacccgggccgcccacctggaggaaCCCATCCTCCAGACACGGGACGCTCACACACCAGCCACCAGGCCAGCCGGCCACCCTCCAATTATGTTTTGTCGTCAAATGTTGATGTACTTGAATCCATTCATTTTATGCTACTTTATCTGCACTCTGCTAAAGGTCGCAAAGAAATATTCtagcttcttcttctacatccttttttcttcctcaagAACTAAAGACaacttttcactctttttttttgtaacagacCGAAACCCAACTGGAACCCTTCATGTCAATAGATATGTGATTGCTAACGTTCTTGGCATGAGCGGTTAAAATAAACCAGCAATGGGTGAACAGTGTTTCCACTATTGTTGCTCTAACATTCCCTGCAGTGATCAGTTTTGGGAGGACATTGTTAGCCAAAGTCCATACAGTCACAACCTACTGCTTGGTGTATAGTGTACTGTGGACACACAATCAGTCTGGCTGTGTTTATTTCTGGCTCTTTGTCTacaatcc carries:
- the pth3r gene encoding parathyroid hormone 3 receptor isoform X1; its protein translation is MLSAQGTAALALFHSVMIVTALIDSDDVITRDEQIYVLIGAHAKCERSIKAQMALVKEGECNPEWDGIICWPRSRAGQLISVLCPEYIYDFNHRGRAYRQCDTAGNWEQVPIINRTWANYTECTTYLTSNHRRQEEKVFERLHLMYTVGYSISLASLLVAVSILCYFKRLHCTRNYIHIHLFTSFICRAVSIFVKDAVLYNISDDSNADHDYTPQKPQMAGCKVAVTFFFYFLATNHYWILVEGLYLHSLIFMAFLSDKNYLWALTIIGWGVPAVFVSIWVSARASLADTQCWDISAGNLKWIYQVPILAAIVVNFLLFVNIIRVLASKLWETNTGKLDPRQQYGKLLKSTLVLMPLFGVHYMVFMALPYTEVTGLLWQVQMHYEMFFNSSQGFFVAFIYCFCNGEVQAEVKKAWLRRSLTLDLKQKARMTSSGGGGSCYYGGMMSHTTNYSVSLSAANPRNLSFTSAAGVGPGIKMQRHGSLQPPNSLPGYLPGDTETHGPKQEMVVRKPGGTESGVIARHTKASKGNDESKSHGASSAHTPGAENPESCSSLKELETIL
- the pth3r gene encoding parathyroid hormone 3 receptor isoform X2 encodes the protein MLSAQGTAALALFHSVMIVTALIDSDDVITRDEQIYVLIGAHAKCERSIKAQMALVKEGECNPEWDGIICWPRSRAGQLISVLCPEYIYDFNHRGRAYRQCDTAGNWEQVPIINRTWANYTECTTYLTSNHRRQEEVFERLHLMYTVGYSISLASLLVAVSILCYFKRLHCTRNYIHIHLFTSFICRAVSIFVKDAVLYNISDDSNADHDYTPQKPQMAGCKVAVTFFFYFLATNHYWILVEGLYLHSLIFMAFLSDKNYLWALTIIGWGVPAVFVSIWVSARASLADTQCWDISAGNLKWIYQVPILAAIVVNFLLFVNIIRVLASKLWETNTGKLDPRQQYGKLLKSTLVLMPLFGVHYMVFMALPYTEVTGLLWQVQMHYEMFFNSSQGFFVAFIYCFCNGEVQAEVKKAWLRRSLTLDLKQKARMTSSGGGGSCYYGGMMSHTTNYSVSLSAANPRNLSFTSAAGVGPGIKMQRHGSLQPPNSLPGYLPGDTETHGPKQEMVVRKPGGTESGVIARHTKASKGNDESKSHGASSAHTPGAENPESCSSLKELETIL